The segment TCGACACCAAACGAGTTGGTTGGTTTGGTTCCACCAGTAAATCTGTTTGGCCCATATCCGTTTGGATTGAGTGCCTGAACAATCGTCTTGATGTTTTTTTCTTGTGTATTGAAGTTGCAGAAAGCGCCTTGTGCTAAGGATGCTTGGTAGCGATTGGGTACATTATTTTGGATGGGTCTCCAGCTTGATAGAGGATTCTCTCTCCAAGATCCATTTTCAAGGGTGCCATAGAGGCGCCACTGGAAAGAATCGCAGCGGATACCTTCATACTGAGCTTGTTGACCGCCGCTGGGGTTGGTCATCACGACGATATAGCGCGTTACTCCATCGGCT is part of the Polynucleobacter tropicus genome and harbors:
- a CDS encoding CNP1-like family protein; the encoded protein is MQRISQLLVCICFASLLLACAGDPIESGLDPFAPMVFKEGITKMPANPPNASTLLPFYVSQQTIFKFAVDTDSISIGADGVTRYIVVMTNPSGGQQAQYEGIRCDSFQWRLYGTLENGSWRENPLSSWRPIQNNVPNRYQASLAQGAFCNFNTQEKNIKTIVQALNPNGYGPNRFTGGTKPTNSFGVE